CGGGTCAGCCGCGCTTCCCGCCCGGTCCGTTCCCGCTGCTGTTGTTCCCCGGCGCCTCACGCGAATGCCGACGCCAATGGCGGCCGCGGCCGGAAACGGAGAGGCCTCGCCGCTCGTGGAGGCGGCGGGGTGTAACATGCTGCGGCCGCGGGGCGGGCCGCCtcccccgtcgccgtccccggTGATCGGCAAGCCGCTCGCGTCCGGCGCAGTGCCGCGGCATGCGCTGGAGTTCGACGGCGAAGGGCGGTATCTGGACGCGACATGGGACCTGCCTACGTCGCCGAAGACGTCGCCTTCCTCCGCGGCGGGGGCGTTCACGTGGCATCACGTCGAGCTCCCGCGGTTGCTCACCGGTGGCGCGGCCGCGAAGCCGCTACACCACGCGCAGGCGCTGATCGAGCTCCTGTGCCCGCCGCTCACGCTCCAGGAGATCCTCGCGCTCGTCGGGAACGGCCCGCACTGCGGTGGCGtcgccgacggcggcggcggcgcactcGTGCTCCGCGTCAGCGCGCCCGGCCCGCTCGGCAGCGCCTTCGCAATCCGCCTCGCCGCGCGCGTCACCGAGAGCTCCGTAGTCACCGTGTCCGTCGGCGCCGTCCCGCGGCTCGCGTTCGGGACCACGCAGGCGTCGCTCCTCTCGGAGGTGCCCCTCGGGGTGGCCGCCTCGCTCGCCGAAGAGGGGCACGGCGGCGGCCGCGCCGTCGAGGGCGGCGTCGTCATCGACGAGCGCCTGCTCGAGTCGCTGCTTGCTATGAACCACGCGGACGGAGCCCACACCGACAACCCGGTGCCACGGACGGTGTCCAACCTCCTCGTGCACGTCCTCGGCACGCACGTCGACCACGTCCACGACATTGTCACGCGCCTCGAGATGGAGATCGACAACATCGAGCTGCACATCGACAAAGGTGGGTGACGGAGGTTGCTTTCTTGGCTGGTAATCTCAAAGCATACAATAATCTATGTGGTACGGTGCTTATTCTACTAGTCATCTTTTTAAGACTCTGCAAAGAAAAGGCAATCTTTTAGGAGTTGATACTAACTTCATGTCTACGCCTTTGTGGTTGGTGATGACAAATTCTTGTTGTATGAACAACATGAGTTGCATTAATCATCATCATATAATGTTAATTGAACCGGAAGCTTAATTTGGTGGCAATGAAATGGGGGTTTGGGTGTCAAATTTGTTGCCATTGTTGATGTGCATTGGAACGGCGAACTGGGAGAACTTCTGGAAGGTCAAAACGAGCTTGCTGATGTTCTTGGGTTAATTGTGGATTGTTCGATTTGCAACACAGTTTTGGTTCCACATTTGTGCTTAAGCTGATTCTCAAATGGTGTTTTTCCATCTAGAGGCCATTCCCTGATAGATTGAAGATGCCCTAGTGCTGGAATAAAGATAAAAGAGGAAGCTAAGAACTTAACAGGTTTTGCTTATGGATGGTAGAATGTGAATTGTCATGTTAGCACTTAGTAGCAACCTTATTTTCTGAAATGCGATGAATGCAGCGGCGGCCCAACA
This sequence is a window from Aegilops tauschii subsp. strangulata cultivar AL8/78 chromosome 7, Aet v6.0, whole genome shotgun sequence. Protein-coding genes within it:
- the LOC109753095 gene encoding uncharacterized protein, which encodes MPTPMAAAAGNGEASPLVEAAGCNMLRPRGGPPPPSPSPVIGKPLASGAVPRHALEFDGEGRYLDATWDLPTSPKTSPSSAAGAFTWHHVELPRLLTGGAAAKPLHHAQALIELLCPPLTLQEILALVGNGPHCGGVADGGGGALVLRVSAPGPLGSAFAIRLAARVTESSVVTVSVGAVPRLAFGTTQASLLSEVPLGVAASLAEEGHGGGRAVEGGVVIDERLLESLLAMNHADGAHTDNPVPRTVSNLLVHVLGTHVDHVHDIVTRLEMEIDNIELHIDKGGHFMRKLLLDGRRFPKMHLDLQRLLQVVSHGEQVFPRVKDRCASKSWFATEDIAALEDLIGRLRRLKENLGFITNRVTTLQASLDSWQSEQINKSLYYLSFLSIVFLPLSIVTGVFGMNVGGVPWTEQNKNPANLDGFANVMLICAVILLLLLLCFLFPSLYSHVSAWRTRRELTRSGSQNKRHLKLFKDHREGYMRL